In a genomic window of Bacteroidales bacterium:
- a CDS encoding DUF1987 domain-containing protein, translated as MTHMSHIGLKKLYEQIRNIPGQEYVDIPRTERTPEIVLDRSGDIGRIKFIGRSLPDDARTFYQPIITWIDDYFVDPHDTTVISFDLEYFNTSSSKMLLQIIRKFQKLEDHSKQLKVEWYYLEDDEDILESGVTFQDLTDVEFDFISYQ; from the coding sequence ATGACACATATGAGCCATATTGGACTCAAGAAGCTTTATGAGCAGATTCGCAATATTCCGGGTCAGGAGTATGTGGATATACCACGTACTGAGCGAACTCCCGAGATTGTCCTTGACAGATCGGGAGATATTGGCAGGATCAAGTTCATTGGACGGTCTTTGCCTGATGATGCACGCACGTTTTATCAACCCATCATCACCTGGATAGATGATTACTTTGTCGATCCCCACGATACAACTGTCATCAGCTTTGATCTGGAATATTTTAATACATCATCCTCTAAGATGTTGCTGCAGATCATTCGTAAGTTTCAGAAGCTCGAGGATCATAGTAAGCAACTGAAGGTAGAATGGTATTACCTGGAGGATGACGAGGACATCCTGGAAAGTGGAGTTACTTTTCAGGATTTGACGGATGTTGAATTTGACTTTATTAGTTATCAATAA
- a CDS encoding GAF domain-containing protein: MDQKKKKNRYDRIYKQLQELVPTSNDELARMSTIIAVLHHKMDYFFWTGYYFLKEGRLVVGPYQGPVACQELENDKGVCWAGVNRQEPVVVPDVEQFPGHIACDSRSQSEIVLPIRNNGNQIIGVLDIDSSELNSFDEVDRQELDRILQLIYK; this comes from the coding sequence ATGGATCAAAAAAAGAAAAAAAACCGTTACGACCGCATATACAAACAACTTCAGGAGCTAGTGCCCACAAGCAACGATGAGCTGGCGCGCATGTCAACAATCATTGCTGTTTTGCATCACAAGATGGACTATTTTTTCTGGACCGGTTACTACTTCCTGAAGGAAGGCCGGCTGGTAGTAGGCCCCTATCAGGGGCCGGTTGCCTGCCAGGAGCTCGAGAACGACAAAGGTGTATGCTGGGCTGGTGTGAACCGGCAGGAACCTGTCGTGGTACCGGATGTGGAACAGTTCCCCGGTCATATTGCATGTGATTCACGCTCCCAATCAGAGATCGTGCTGCCTATAAGAAACAACGGCAATCAGATCATTGGGGTGCTCGACATCGACAGCAGCGAGTTGAATTCATTTGATGAAGTGGACCGGCAGGAACTGGACAGAATATTGCAACTCATTTATAAATAG
- a CDS encoding toxin-antitoxin system YwqK family antitoxin → MKWTRNILHKTQWLLLTAGAIVVSVPALAQQDSMKVFYPSTDQVKEIFHITTQGPDTIKQGPYRYFFPNGTLGQKGFFNNNQLDSLWHLYYETGELKKKLYFHKGKRHGPYKVYYKNGHLKQKARYHNGRLDGPFRTYYKDDTLESLSHYKNGIQKGLIKVYYPDGTRYKEYQAYKGREKGRWKAYYDDGSLNYQGKRIQGRFVDTLRVYHKNGQLQRLCIYKNGNLHGPFRGYHSNGQLMVKCSYQQGEITGPYQAFYPNGTLKETGTYSQQGNKTGLWKSFYPDSTLHGKGHYKNGKYSGEWKIYHPNGLLKQTGIYKQGQATGFWKLFHVNGKIKEYGKYVDDTKRGPWHYCDSTGTVSRIIYHRKNLPDGPVWILNGQQKADVEKKLYRKGHPLNP, encoded by the coding sequence TTGAAGTGGACTAGAAACATACTGCATAAAACCCAATGGCTCCTCCTTACAGCAGGAGCCATTGTTGTATCTGTGCCTGCCCTCGCCCAGCAGGACAGCATGAAGGTGTTCTATCCCTCCACCGACCAGGTCAAGGAAATCTTTCACATCACCACCCAAGGCCCCGATACCATTAAGCAGGGACCTTACCGCTACTTCTTCCCAAACGGCACCCTGGGCCAGAAAGGCTTTTTCAACAACAACCAGCTCGACAGCCTCTGGCACCTGTATTACGAGACCGGTGAACTGAAGAAAAAGCTGTACTTTCATAAAGGCAAGCGCCACGGGCCCTATAAAGTATATTACAAGAACGGCCACCTCAAACAAAAAGCCCGTTACCACAACGGCCGGCTCGATGGCCCGTTCCGCACCTATTACAAGGACGACACCCTCGAGTCCCTATCCCATTACAAAAACGGCATCCAGAAAGGCCTGATCAAAGTCTATTACCCCGATGGAACCCGTTATAAGGAATACCAGGCCTATAAAGGCCGGGAAAAAGGCCGTTGGAAAGCCTACTACGACGACGGCAGCCTCAACTACCAGGGCAAAAGGATCCAGGGCCGGTTTGTCGATACCCTCAGGGTATACCACAAAAACGGACAGCTACAGAGGCTCTGCATATACAAAAATGGCAACCTGCACGGGCCTTTCCGGGGATACCACTCCAACGGCCAGCTCATGGTGAAATGTTCCTACCAGCAAGGAGAAATCACCGGACCCTACCAGGCCTTCTACCCCAACGGAACACTCAAGGAAACCGGCACCTATTCACAACAAGGAAACAAAACCGGGCTCTGGAAATCATTCTACCCCGATTCCACCCTCCACGGAAAAGGACACTACAAAAACGGGAAATACTCCGGTGAATGGAAGATCTACCACCCCAACGGCCTGCTAAAACAAACAGGAATCTACAAGCAGGGCCAGGCCACCGGTTTCTGGAAGCTGTTTCATGTCAATGGAAAGATCAAGGAATATGGTAAGTATGTAGATGATACCAAGAGGGGTCCCTGGCACTATTGCGACAGCACCGGAACCGTATCACGCATCATCTACCATAGAAAAAATTTGCCCGATGGTCCGGTATGGATTCTCAACGGGCAACAAAAAGCAGATGTCGAAAAGAAACTTTATAGAAAAGGGCATCCCCTAAACCCTTAA
- a CDS encoding DUF1987 domain-containing protein, which produces MAEKSKSQTNKTNTNDPSFDLEIAGTNRTPEVILKAEQGLISIKGCSMPANVNQFFSPVLDSLNQYIRQPAPRTRVVFDLEYVNSSSSQLILAILFKLKELVDKGHKLTVEWHYMYEDEDIYETGKSYSELSGIPFDYHEHD; this is translated from the coding sequence ATGGCCGAAAAATCAAAATCACAAACCAACAAGACCAACACGAATGACCCCTCCTTCGATCTTGAGATTGCAGGGACAAACCGGACTCCGGAGGTCATTCTGAAGGCTGAGCAGGGACTGATCTCCATAAAAGGTTGTTCCATGCCCGCGAATGTCAATCAGTTTTTTTCTCCGGTTCTGGACAGTCTGAATCAGTACATACGTCAGCCGGCTCCCCGAACACGGGTCGTCTTCGATTTGGAGTATGTCAATTCATCTTCCTCCCAGTTGATACTGGCCATCCTGTTTAAGCTCAAAGAGTTGGTGGACAAGGGCCACAAGCTCACCGTAGAATGGCATTACATGTATGAAGATGAAGATATTTATGAGACCGGGAAATCATATTCCGAACTTTCGGGAATTCCATTTGATTATCACGAACACGATTAG
- a CDS encoding MFS transporter: MDIGYRMLTRLTGNIDTKEAAAFRLHVGYSLIDGMMRGALIMNEFVFIKSLKGTSYQLGMLFQFTVIVLIFSVFFNEVLRRSKNKKRLLRQAAFITHLPLLFLLFFPMDPVSLPEGSLYHFAFLIIFLVYHLSRPLVFPTINLLLKNNYRLEIFGSLYSIATSVNKVMMLLTTFIYGFLLDYDHYAFTYVFPILGSLGVFSIYLLSKISYVEEKTVTLRRSFMDSVKGSLKNLVNILRFNAPYRDYEIGFMFYGFAFMSTKAVITLFYKEELDLNYSSVAFYQNGFNILAIILLPIFGKVLGRTDPRRFVMLTYSSLALYIFFIGFTEYFPYFINIWEIQLYWFLLLAIIFKGIFVSTMSLSWSIGSSYFCSKEEAGDYQSVHLTLTGIRAIFAPLVGVMFYELIHFSGTFAIAIFSLMGAIALMNWSYRNRSFRRRS; the protein is encoded by the coding sequence TTGGATATTGGATATAGGATGCTTACAAGGCTGACGGGAAATATTGATACAAAGGAGGCGGCTGCCTTTCGGCTGCATGTGGGCTATTCTCTGATTGATGGCATGATGCGGGGTGCCCTGATCATGAATGAGTTTGTCTTCATTAAAAGTCTCAAGGGCACTTCCTATCAGCTGGGTATGTTGTTTCAGTTTACCGTCATTGTGCTGATCTTCTCCGTATTCTTCAACGAGGTGCTGCGCCGGTCCAAAAATAAGAAACGTCTGCTGCGGCAGGCGGCTTTCATCACGCATCTGCCCCTGCTTTTTCTGCTGTTTTTCCCGATGGATCCCGTGAGCCTGCCGGAAGGATCCCTTTACCACTTTGCCTTTCTGATTATCTTCCTGGTCTATCACCTCTCCAGGCCCCTGGTATTTCCTACCATCAACCTGTTGCTTAAGAATAACTACCGCCTTGAGATATTCGGTTCCCTATACAGCATTGCCACCTCAGTAAATAAGGTGATGATGTTGCTTACTACCTTTATCTACGGATTTTTGCTGGATTATGACCATTATGCTTTCACTTACGTTTTCCCCATATTGGGTTCCCTGGGGGTTTTCTCCATCTATCTGCTTTCTAAGATTTCCTATGTGGAAGAAAAGACTGTAACCTTGCGCCGTTCCTTCATGGATTCGGTAAAAGGATCGCTGAAGAACCTGGTGAACATTCTGCGGTTCAATGCTCCCTACCGCGATTACGAGATCGGGTTCATGTTTTATGGTTTTGCCTTTATGAGCACCAAGGCAGTGATCACCCTTTTCTATAAGGAGGAACTGGATCTGAACTATTCCAGTGTGGCTTTCTATCAGAACGGATTCAATATACTGGCCATCATCCTGTTGCCGATTTTTGGAAAGGTGTTGGGCAGGACCGATCCCCGACGTTTTGTGATGCTCACCTATTCTTCTCTTGCCCTGTATATCTTTTTTATCGGATTCACCGAATATTTTCCTTATTTCATTAACATCTGGGAGATTCAGCTTTACTGGTTTCTTCTGTTGGCCATCATTTTCAAGGGAATCTTTGTTTCCACCATGTCCCTGTCCTGGAGCATCGGCTCTTCTTACTTCTGTTCGAAGGAGGAAGCCGGCGATTATCAATCCGTGCACCTTACATTAACCGGGATACGTGCTATATTTGCCCCACTTGTGGGTGTGATGTTCTATGAACTGATCCATTTTTCAGGTACTTTTGCCATTGCCATTTTCTCGCTGATGGGCGCCATTGCTTTGATGAACTGGTCCTATAGAAACCGATCATTTAGGAGAAGATCCTGA
- a CDS encoding DUF1987 domain-containing protein, protein MGMLATKEIIKEVNDSVNKDSVTIQGSSETPEIKLDKHEGEIKFSGRSMPEDAKSFYAPLKQWIDQYSQHPQKGTNVIFAFEYFNTASSKMIMELIEMVKKIQENDPDLRVEWHYLEDDDDMLEAGEDYSDITGIEFEYFSYE, encoded by the coding sequence ATGGGAATGCTAGCCACCAAAGAGATCATTAAAGAAGTAAACGACTCGGTAAACAAGGATTCGGTGACCATACAGGGTTCATCTGAGACACCTGAAATAAAGCTGGACAAGCACGAGGGGGAGATAAAATTTTCCGGGCGGTCCATGCCTGAAGATGCCAAAAGTTTTTATGCTCCGCTTAAGCAGTGGATAGATCAATACAGTCAGCACCCGCAAAAGGGTACCAATGTGATTTTTGCCTTTGAATACTTCAATACGGCTTCCTCGAAGATGATCATGGAATTGATCGAGATGGTGAAGAAGATTCAGGAAAACGACCCGGACCTGAGGGTGGAATGGCATTATCTGGAAGATGATGATGATATGCTGGAAGCCGGAGAAGATTACTCCGACATTACCGGAATTGAGTTTGAATATTTTAGTTATGAATGA